One stretch of Danio rerio strain Tuebingen ecotype United States chromosome 6, GRCz12tu, whole genome shotgun sequence DNA includes these proteins:
- the camkva gene encoding caM kinase-like vesicle-associated protein isoform X1, which translates to MMRAGAAMPFGCLTLGEKKDYNSPSEVTDKYDLGQVVKSEEFCEIFRAKDKNTLKMYTCKKFLKKDGRKVRKAAKNEILILKMVKHHNILQLVDVFETRKEYFLFLELATGREVFDWILDQGYYSERDTSNVIRQVLEAVAYLHSLRIVHRNLKLENLVYYNRLKNSKIVISDFHLAKLENGLIKEPCGTPEYLAPEVVGRQRYGRPVDCWAIGVIMYILLSGNPPFYDETDDDDYDNHDKNLFRKILSGDYEFDSPYWDDISDSAKSLVACLMDVDQDQRLTAQEAINHEWISGNAASDKNIKDGVCAQIEKNFAKAKWKKAVRVTTMMKRLRAPDQSDSGASSPALGASGGPVTPSTTPVPLAATPEASASTRCNGEMLTSQQRSGDNREE; encoded by the exons ATGATGAG GGCAGGAGCAGCCATGCCATTTGGCTGTTTGACTCTGGGAGAGAAGAAGGACTACAACAGTCCTTCAGAGGTCACTGATAAGTATGACCTGGGACAGGTAGTAAAATC GGAGGAGTTTTGTGAAATCTTCAGGGCGAAGGACAAGAACACACTGAAAATGTACACCTGTAAAAAGTTCCTGAAGAAAGACGGGAGGAAAGTACGGAAAGCAGCCAAAAACGAGATCCTCATcttgaaaat GGTGAAGCATCATAACATCCTCCAGCTGGTAGATGTCTTTGAGACGAGAAAAGAGTACTTCCTCTTTCTGGAGCT gGCTACAGGAAGGGAGGTGTTCGACTGGATCCTGGACCAGGGCTACTACTCAGAGCGTGATACTAGTAATGTTATCCGGCAGGTTCTTGAGGCTGTGGCGTACCTGCACTCTCTCCGCATCGTTCACAGAAACTTGAAG CTGGAAAATCTGGTCTACTACAACCGTCTGAAGAACTCCAAAATTGTAATCAGCGATTTTCATTTGGCCAAACTGGAAAACGGTCTCATCAAAGAACCATGTGGCACACCCGAGTACCTTG CTCCAGAGGTGGTCGGCAGGCAGAGATATGGCAGACCGGTGGACTGCTGGGCCATCGGGGTGATCATGTACATCCT ACTGTCTGGAAACCCACCTTTTTATGATGAGAcggatgatgatgattatgacaATCATGATAAGAACTTGTTCCGGAAAATTCTGTCTGGAGACTATGAGTTTGATTCACCCTACTGGGACGACATTTCAGATTCAG CAAAAAGCTTAGTCGCTTGTTTAATGGACGTGGACCAGGACCAACGACTGACCGCACAGGAAGCCATCAATCATGAGTG gatATCTGGAAATGCTGCCTCAGACAAGAACATCAAAGATGGCGTTTGTGCTCAAATCGAGAAAAACTTTGCAAAAGCTAAATGGAAG AAAGCTGTCCGTGTGACCACCATGATGAAGAGGCTCCGGGCTCCGGATCAGAGTGACTCTGGAGCTTCCAGTCCAGCACTGGGAGCCTCAGGAGGACCCGTCACCCCCAGCACCACCCCTGTTCCTCTGGCTGCCACACCCGAGGCCTCGGCTTCTACCCGTTGCAATGGAGAGATGTTGACATCCCAGCAGCGCAGTGGAGACAATCGAGAGGAATAG
- the camkva gene encoding caM kinase-like vesicle-associated protein isoform X2, protein MPFGCLTLGEKKDYNSPSEVTDKYDLGQVVKSEEFCEIFRAKDKNTLKMYTCKKFLKKDGRKVRKAAKNEILILKMVKHHNILQLVDVFETRKEYFLFLELATGREVFDWILDQGYYSERDTSNVIRQVLEAVAYLHSLRIVHRNLKLENLVYYNRLKNSKIVISDFHLAKLENGLIKEPCGTPEYLAPEVVGRQRYGRPVDCWAIGVIMYILLSGNPPFYDETDDDDYDNHDKNLFRKILSGDYEFDSPYWDDISDSAKSLVACLMDVDQDQRLTAQEAINHEWISGNAASDKNIKDGVCAQIEKNFAKAKWKKAVRVTTMMKRLRAPDQSDSGASSPALGASGGPVTPSTTPVPLAATPEASASTRCNGEMLTSQQRSGDNREE, encoded by the exons ATGCCATTTGGCTGTTTGACTCTGGGAGAGAAGAAGGACTACAACAGTCCTTCAGAGGTCACTGATAAGTATGACCTGGGACAGGTAGTAAAATC GGAGGAGTTTTGTGAAATCTTCAGGGCGAAGGACAAGAACACACTGAAAATGTACACCTGTAAAAAGTTCCTGAAGAAAGACGGGAGGAAAGTACGGAAAGCAGCCAAAAACGAGATCCTCATcttgaaaat GGTGAAGCATCATAACATCCTCCAGCTGGTAGATGTCTTTGAGACGAGAAAAGAGTACTTCCTCTTTCTGGAGCT gGCTACAGGAAGGGAGGTGTTCGACTGGATCCTGGACCAGGGCTACTACTCAGAGCGTGATACTAGTAATGTTATCCGGCAGGTTCTTGAGGCTGTGGCGTACCTGCACTCTCTCCGCATCGTTCACAGAAACTTGAAG CTGGAAAATCTGGTCTACTACAACCGTCTGAAGAACTCCAAAATTGTAATCAGCGATTTTCATTTGGCCAAACTGGAAAACGGTCTCATCAAAGAACCATGTGGCACACCCGAGTACCTTG CTCCAGAGGTGGTCGGCAGGCAGAGATATGGCAGACCGGTGGACTGCTGGGCCATCGGGGTGATCATGTACATCCT ACTGTCTGGAAACCCACCTTTTTATGATGAGAcggatgatgatgattatgacaATCATGATAAGAACTTGTTCCGGAAAATTCTGTCTGGAGACTATGAGTTTGATTCACCCTACTGGGACGACATTTCAGATTCAG CAAAAAGCTTAGTCGCTTGTTTAATGGACGTGGACCAGGACCAACGACTGACCGCACAGGAAGCCATCAATCATGAGTG gatATCTGGAAATGCTGCCTCAGACAAGAACATCAAAGATGGCGTTTGTGCTCAAATCGAGAAAAACTTTGCAAAAGCTAAATGGAAG AAAGCTGTCCGTGTGACCACCATGATGAAGAGGCTCCGGGCTCCGGATCAGAGTGACTCTGGAGCTTCCAGTCCAGCACTGGGAGCCTCAGGAGGACCCGTCACCCCCAGCACCACCCCTGTTCCTCTGGCTGCCACACCCGAGGCCTCGGCTTCTACCCGTTGCAATGGAGAGATGTTGACATCCCAGCAGCGCAGTGGAGACAATCGAGAGGAATAG